Proteins encoded within one genomic window of Stigmatopora argus isolate UIUO_Sarg chromosome 21, RoL_Sarg_1.0, whole genome shotgun sequence:
- the ints3 gene encoding integrator complex subunit 3, giving the protein MEAAPAKAKPQGRLLVSTQLDAKDELEEKLDRSVGVVHSLTNGLSEREANDALTANVCKGQQQHEEVCLGLLALLLAEPAQAQRCYRDLTLVNRDGMSVILVKINQILMEKFLKLQDVPRKQLVWLVRELVKSGVMATDGVVMTLLKQIAGGDVSAKNLWLAESVLDILLEQKEWLIKSGMLIAMSVYTYLRLIVDHGAPNLLALRQKEVDFCIGMLREKFLECVIIGRDLVRLLQNVARIPEMDLLWRDLLHNPQVLSPQFTGVLQLLTARTSRKFLACRLTPDMETKLLFMTSRVRFGQQKRYQDWFQRQYLSMAESQSLRCDLIRYICGVVHPSNEVLSSDILPRWAIIGWLLTTCTSNVAASNAKLALFYDWLFFNPDKDSIMNIEPAILVMHHSMKPHPAITATLLDFMCRIIPHFFPPLEVQVRQGVFNSLTFIMEKRVLAHLAPLFDNPKLDRELRSMLRERFPEFCSAPSPPTEVKMEEMASMEMENMMDKEEGCYDNTEAAFSDDEEEVNNKGKKREFRFHPIREAVVEEPADITPWLHQLEDTMRDKVVQLQKSSDTETQCEVMQDIVDLILEVDFDTEQMSALASCLAEIFKEHFRGDVLPEDITDESLEESVCKAVCLVFRNLVTMQEDNSGFSVLLDMLAELYQKQPKIGYHLLYYLKASKAANGKMMLYESFAQATALGDLHTCLMMDMKACQEDDVRLLCYLTPSIYSEFPDETLRSGELLNMIVAVIDSTQLQELMCHVMMGNLVMFRKDSVLNILIQSLDWETFEQYSTWQLFLAHSIPLEAIIPILQHLKYKEHPEALSCLLLQLRREKPSEEMVKMVLSRPCHSEDQFTTSLLRHWASKHDDTLAEHIKAQLIKNNNQPRKRQSLRSSSSKLAQLTLEQILEHLDNLRLSLNNTKNSFFSQTPILQALQHVQASCDEGHKMRFSDLFALAEEYEDSQAKPPKSRRKAAATSPRSRKGAAPPSNNEEESASSSASEEEDSKPKAPKRKRKCSSAVASDSD; this is encoded by the exons AAACTGGACCGCTCCGTGGGAGTGGTGCACTCATTGACCAATGGCCTTTCCGAGAGAGAAGCTAACGACGCCCTTACGGCCAAT GTGTGTAAAGGCCAGCAGCAGCACGAGGAGGTTTGTCTCGGTCTCTTGGCGCTTCTCCTCGCCGAGCCGGCACAAGCCCAGAGG TGCTACCGAGACCTGACCCTGGTGAACAGAGATGGAATGAGTGTGATCCTGGTGAAGATCAACCAGATCTTAATGGAGAAGTTCCTCAAGTTGCAAGACGTCCCCAGAAAGCAG TTGGTGTGGCTGGTCAGAGAGTTGGTGAAAAGCGGCGTGATGGCAACGGACGGCGTCGTCATGACGCTGCTCAAACAGATTGCGG GGGGAGACGTATCCGCCAAGAACTTGTGGTTGGCTGAAAGCGTCTTGGACATCTTGCTGGAGCAAAA GGAGTGGCTGATAAAGAGTGGGATGCTGATCGCCATGTCGGTCTACACGTACCTGCGCCTGATCGTGGACCATGGCGCCCCCAACCTGCTAGCTCTCCGCCAAAAGGAGGTGGACTTTTGCATCGGGATGCTGCGGGAGAAG TTCTTGGAGTGCGTGATCATCGGACGAGATCTGGTGCGCCTGCTGCAGAACGTGGCTCGGATCCCCGAGATGGATCTCCTGTGGAGGGACCTGCTCCACAACCCCCAAGTCCTTAGTCCTCAATTCACAG GCGTCCTCCAGCTGCTGACGGCTCGGACGTCCCGCAAGTTCCTGGCGTGCCGTTTGACCCCCGACATGGAGACCAAGCTCCTCTTCATGACCTCCAGG GTCCGCTTCGGGCAGCAGAAGCGCTACCAAGACTGGTTCCAGCGCCAGTACCTGTCCATGGCGGAGAGCCAGTCGCTGCGCTGCGATCTCATCCGCTACATCTGTGGCGTGGTGCACCCGTCCAACGAGGTCCTCAGCTCCGACATCCTGCCGCGCTGGGCCATCATTGGCTGGCTGCTCACCACCTGCACG TCCAACGTGGCCGCCTCCAACGCCAAGCTGGCGCTTTTCTACGACTGGCTGTTCTTCAACCCCGATAAGGACAGCATCATGAACATCG AGCCGGCGATTCTGGTGATGCACCATTCCATGAAGCCTCATCCCGCCATCACGGCTACGCTGCTGGACTTCATGTGTCGG ATCATTCCTCACTTCTTTCCGCCGTTGGAGGTTCAAGTTCGTCAGGGCGTCTTCAACTCGCTCACGTTCATCATGGAGAAGCGAGTGCTGGC GCACTTGGCGCCGTTGTTTGACAATCCCAAGTTGGACCGAGAACTTCGCTCCATGCTCCGAGAAAGGTTTCCGGAGTTCTGCAGCGCCCCCTCGCCACCGACGGAAG tCAAAATGGAGGAGATGGCGTCCATGGAGATGGAGAACATGATGGACAAGGAAGAAGGTTGCTACGACAACACAGAAGCGGCCTTCAGCGACGACGAGGAGGAGGTCAACAACAAAG GAAAGAAGCGCGAGTTTCGGTTTCATCCAATCAGAGAGGCTGTGGTGGAGGAGCCCGCCGACATCACGCCCTGGCTCCACCAATTGGAGGACACCATGAGGGACAAGGTGGTCCAGCTGCAGAAGTCCAG CGATACGGAGACGCAGTGCGAAGTCATGCAGGACATCGTGGACCTCATCCTGGAG GTGGACTTTGACACGGAGCAGATGTCGGCGTTAGCCTCGTGTCTGGCGGAAATTTTCAAAGAGCATTTCCGAGGGGACGTCCTCCCCGAAGACATCACCGACGA GTCTCTGGAGGAGTCGGTATGCAAGGCGGTGTGTCTGGTCTTCCGCAACTTGGTGACCATGCAGGAGGACAACAGCGGCTTCTCCGTTCTTCTGGACATGTTGGCCGAACTTTACCAGAAGCAACCCAAGATTGGTTACCATCTACTTTACTACCTCAAAGCCAG CAAAGCGGCCAACGGCAAGATGATGCTGTACGAGTCCTTCGCCCAGGCCACGGCGCTGGGCGACCTTCACACGTGCCTGATGATGGACATGAAGGCGTGTCAGGAGGACGACGTCCGACTACTCTGCTACCTGACGCCGTCCATCTATTCTGAG TTCCCAGACGAGACGTTGCGGAGCGGCGAGCTGCTCAACATGATCGTGGCCGTCATCGACTCGACTCAG TTGCAGGAATTGATGTGCCACGTGATGATGGGCAACTTGGTCATGTTCCGGAAGGACTCGGTCCTCAACATCCTCA TCCAGTCGTTGGACTGGGAGACCTTTGAGCAGTACAGCACGTGGCAGCTCTTCCTCGCGCACAGCATTCCCTTGGAGGCCATCATCCCCATCCTGCAACACCTCAAGTACAAAG AACACCCCGAGGCCCTGTCCTGCCTGCTGCTGCAACTTCGGCGGGAAAA GCCCAGCGAGGAGATGGTGAAGATGGTCCTGAGCAGGCCCTGCCACAGCGAGGACCAGTTCACCACCAGCCTGCTGCGCCACTGGGCGTCCAAACACGACGACACGCTGGCCGAACACATCAAGGCGCAGCTCATCAAGAACAACAACCAGCCGCGGAAGAGACAAAG TTTGCGGAGCTCCAGTAGTAAACTGGCCCAGCTGACCCTGGAGCAGATCCTGGAACACCTGGACAACCTCAGGTTGAGTCTGAACAACACCAAGAACAGCT TCTTCAGCCAGACGCCGATCCTGCAGGCCTTGCAGCACGTTCAGGCCAGTTGCGACGAAGGACACAAGATGAG GTTCAGTGACCTCTTCGCCTTGGCCGAAGAGTATGAAGACTCGCAGGCCAAGCCGCCCAAGTCTCGGCGCAAGGCGGCCGCCACTTCGCCGCGCTCCAGGAAGGGCGCCGCGCCGCCCAGCAACAACGAGGAGGAGAGCGCCTCCAGCAGCGCCTCG GAGGAGGAGGACTCCAAGCCCAAAGCTCCCAAGAGGAAGAGGAAATGCTCCTCGGCCGTGGCGTCCGACAGCGACTGA
- the gon4la gene encoding GON-4-like protein translates to MKHAFKRPRLEAAGSPSSPPRDDAVPLQSTGRKSARRKRKKPAAAEGLLVDTCLDQSLETKSKQHKLTGVNVRNIIHEVITNEHVVAMMKAAINETEATPPFEPKMTRSKLKEVVEKGVPIPAWNISPIKKSENDGEVRQFADIPLAEEDSSDEEYRPDDEEEDETAEDTLQESDFEGTVSPRRGRPLKSAHQSRGVDGGAMGPPPAPPPLTDNFLEELCAVEAELAVCTEPYQPLEDGGEGGLMAYRTRSKRPLRDVPLGQLEAELRAPDITPDMYDCGATLEDSDWTDWLRGLMTSDGDNDEECDDEDDPEYNFLADVDEPDREDYRDDKAVRITKKEVNQLMEELFETLKEDMAGREADDECREAEDDCREEEEEPREDVNRRHPPAAKRALGERPTVRQQLAYLSSSPRQPQREPEREDTLRLDAKHRRALRQQVQQHVQLLLQIHLLTSPVEELGAEAQTTRQFLFELDILAQRGELMMSSRRKSTFRASNLQGALQLLEELQEHPVTHTPQKRTPDARGQMRSFPTMPGELAWIFATRPVFLYPQLLPRVSLDPALYCPRRTAAFTAAEDSLLAMGLRNVAGSRDPARLLSDVLLAKSLVQVRRRILQCCRPGTPDNVVKNFRRKGVLPPAAPACVSVTAWECRPPVERDAKLMPFWLMRSLPLIAKLRSSASSLTEVGSASSGQTSARYPSRLPPELCFRPAGFFRRAVSCPSSAVQDDTTSRLVEDTPPLQETSSAKRREVPVVFAKNVSLGVNGEKTVVWTREADRLILTSCQQGGASGRTFRRVSAQLGNKTAREVSVRFRDLVGLFRTSSTSSLDTRNPEGEAALAPEWTHT, encoded by the exons ATGAAGCATGCCTTCAAACGTCCCAGGCTGGAAGCGGCCGGCTCGCCCTCGTCGCCACCTCGCGATGACGCCGTGCCACTCCAGTCTACAG GGAGGAAGTCGGCGAGGAGGAAGCGCAAGAagccggcggcggcggaagGGTTGCTTGTGGACACGTGCCTGGACCAATCGCTGGAGACCAAGTCCAAGCAACACAAGTTGACCGGCGTCAACGTCCGCAACATCATCCAC GAAGTGATCACCAACGAGCACGTGGTGGCCATGATGAAGGCGGCCATCAACGAGACGGAAGCCACGCCGCCGTTC GAACCCAAGATGACCAGGTCCAAGCTAAAGGAAGTGGTGGAGAAAGGCGTG CCCATCCCCGCGTGGAACATCTCGCCCATCAAAAAGAGCGAAAACGACGGCGAG GTTCGCCAGTTCGCGGATATCCCGCTGGCCGAGGAAGACTCCTCCGATGAAGAATACCGCCCCGACGACGAAGAGGAGGACGAGACGGCCGAAGAC ACATTACAAGAGAGCGACTTTGAGGGCACCGTGTCGCCGCGGCGAGGGCGTCCCCTAAAGTCCGCCCACCAG AGCCGCGGGGTGGATGGCGGCGCCATGGGTCCGCCCCCGGCTCCCCCTCCCCTGACCGACAACTTCCTGGAAGAGCTTTGCGCCGTGGAGGCGGAGCTGGCGGTCTGCACGGAACCCTACCAG CCTCTGGAGGACGGCGGCGAAGGGGGCCTAATGGCGTACCGCACGCGCTCCAAGCGTCCTCTCCGGGACGTCCCCCTTGGGCAACTGGAGGCGGAGCTCCGGGCGCCTGACATCACGCCCGACATGTACGACTGCGGCGCCACCCTGGAGGACAGCGACTGGACCGACTGGCTGAGAGGCCTCATGACCTCGGATGGCGACAACGACG AGGAGTGCGACGACGAAGACGACCCCGAGTACAACTTCCTGGCCGACGTGGACGAACCCGACCGGGAGGATTACCGCGACGACAAGGCCGTGCGAATCACCA AAAAAGAAGTCAATCAACTGATGGAAGAGCTTTTCGAAACG CTGAAAGAGGACATGGCGGGCCGGGAAGCGGACGACGAATGTCGCGAAGCGGAAGACGATTGCCgcgaagaagaggaggagcccCGGGAGGACGTGAACCGGCGCCACCCGCCGGCGGCCAAGCGGGCGTTGGGCGAGCGGCCTACGGTGAGGCAGCAACTAGCCTACCTGAGTAGCTCGCCGCGACAGCCGCAGCGCGAGCCAGAGCGCGAGGACACGCTCAGGTTGGACGCCAAACACAGACGTGCGCTTCGGCAGCAAGTGCAGCAG CACGTGCAGCTGTTGCTTCAGATTCATCTACTGACGTCGCCGGTGGAAGAACTTGGCGCCGAGGCCCAAACCACTCGACAATTTTTG TTTGAATTAGACATCTTGGCGCAGAGAGGTGAGCTCATGATGTCATCGCGGCGAAAAAGCACTTTCCGGGCATCCAACCTGCAGGGGGCGCTCCAGCTGCTGGAGGAACTTCAGGAGCATCCTGTAACCCACACCCCCCAAAAGCGGACACCTGACGCTCGCGGGCAAA TGCGAAGTTTCCCGACGATGCCCGGCGAGTTGGCGTGGATCTTTGCCACCCGTCCCGTTTTCCTTTACCCGCAACTCCTGCCGCGCGTCAGCCTGGACCCGGCGCTCTACTGCCCCCGCAGGACGGCCGCGTTCACCGCGGCAGAAGACAG TCTGCTGGCGATGGGTTTACGTAACGTGGCGGGCTCACGTGACCCCGCCCGGCTTCTGAGCGACGTGTTGCTGGCGAAAAGTCTGGTTCAGGTGAGACGGAGGATCCTGCAGTGCTGTCGCCCGGGAACCCCCGACAACGTCGTCAAG AACTTCCGGCGCAAGGGCGTCCTTCCTCCCGCGGCGCCGGCGTGTGTTAGCGTCACCGCGTGGGAGTGCCGCCCCCCGGTGGAGAGAGATGCTAAACTCATGCCTTTCTGGCTGATG AGAAGTCTTCCCCTGATCGCCAAGCTACGTAGCTCCGCCTCTTCGCTGACCGAAGTCGGCTCCGCCTCCTCCGGCCAGACCTCCGCTCGCTATCCTTCCCGACTGCCCCCGGAACTCTGCTTTCGCCCCGCTGGCTTTTTCCGCCGGGCCGTCTCCTGTCCGTCTTCGGCGGTGCAAGATGACACGACGTCCCGACTTGTTGAG GACACTCCGCCCCTACAAGAAACGTCATCTGCGAAACGCCGTGAGGTGCCGGTGGTTTTTGCAAAAAACGTCTCTTTGGGAGTCAATGGGGAAAAGACGGTGGTGTGGACGCG AGAAGCAGACCGCCTCATCCTAACATCCTGCCAGCAGGGAGGCGCTAGCGGGAGGACATTCCGCCGTGTTTCAGCCCAGCTGGGAAACAAGACGGCCCGGGAG GTGAGTGTCCGTTTCCGTGACCTCGTCGGTCTTTTTCGCACGAGCTCCACATCCTCGTTGGACACCCGGAACCCGGAAGGGGAGGCGGCTCTGGCACCGGAGTGGACCCACACCTGA
- the pdia8 gene encoding protein disulfide isomerase family A, member 8 produces MATSARQLLAVVSCFFGLFAGSASSRGDVLTLGDADFDYLATEHDTMLVKFYAPWCGHCKKLAPEFEKAAGKLKGSVQLAKVDCTAQGDTCSRFGVSGYPTLKIFRNGRDWASYDGPRSADGIFEYMSKQTGPDSLRLLNGDDLQNFIRHYDGSIVGLFSGEDSSGLADFLKAAALLRDQFRFAHTTRTELAQPYGLRTEGVLLFRPPRLANPFEDGVVVLRDFGSIPSLRRFLRDNVFGLCPHMTFENKDRLRAGDLLTAFYHVDYQHNVAGTNYWRNRVMKVASGYVGRGLSFSVANLVDFRAELEDEFGVGTADGGELPVVTIRTKAGHKFAMREEFTRDGASLARFLEHYFARRLKRYIKSEPVPDRNVGAVQAVVAESFDAVVNQPDKDVLVLFYSPSCSHCKKMEPVYVDLAETLAADGNMVVAKMNAVGNDVPAVYNVQGYPTIYLAPAGKKDEPVLYQGGRELRDYLGFLRRWRRADSSGIKREL; encoded by the exons ATGGCGACTTCCGCTCGGCAGCTTTTGGCCGTTGTCTCCTGCTTTTTCGGGCTTTTTGCGGGCTCGGCGTCCTCGCGCGGCGACGTGCTCACGCTCGGGGACGCCGACTTTGACTACCTGGCGACCGAGCACGACACCATGCTCGTCAAATTCTACGCGCCATG GTGTGGTCACTGCAAGAAGTTAGCTCCCGAGTTTGAGAAGGCGGCTGGAAAACTGAAAGGAAGCGTGCAGTTGGCAAAG GTGGACTGTACGGCCCAGGGGGACACCTGCAGTCGCTTTGGCGTTTCGGGGTATCCCACCTTGAAGATTTTCAGGAACGGGAGGGACTGGGCTTCCTACGACGGTCCTCGCTCTGccg ATGGGATCTTTGAGTACATGAGCAAGCAGACCGGTCCGGATTCGCTGAGGCTGCTGAATGGCGACGACCTGCAGAACTTCATCCGCCACTATGACGGTTCTATCGTGG gtTTGTTTTCAGGCGAGGACAGTTCCGGTCTGGCGGACTTCTTGAAAGCCGCGGCTCTCCTCAGGGATCAATTTCGATTCGCTCACACCACGCGGACGGAGCTGGCCCAACCCTACGGACTCCGAACAGA GGGCGTCTTGCTCTTCCGTCCGCCGAGACTGGCCAATCCCTTCGAGGACGGCGTCGTCGTCCTCCGAGATTTCGGCAGCATCCCGTCCCTGAGACGCTTCCTCCGGGACAACGT ATTCGGCCTTTGCCCTCACATGACCTTTGAGAACAAAGATCGTCTGCGAGCCGGCGACCTCCTGACGGCGTTTTACCACGTGGACTACCAGCACAACGTCGCGGGCACCAACTACTGGAGGAATAG GGTGATGAAGGTGGCGTCCGGGTACGTGGGGCGGGGCCTGAGCTTCTCCGTCGCCAACCTGGTGGACTTCCGGGCCGAGCTGGAGGACGAGTTCGGCGTGGGGACGGCGGACGGCGGAGAACTTCCCGTGGTCACCATACGCACCAAAGCGGGTCACAAGTTCGCCATGCGCGAGGAGTTCAC GCGGGACGGCGCTTCCCTGGCCAGGTTTTTGGAGCACTACTTTGCCCGTCGTCTCAAGCGCTACATCAAGTCGGAGCCCGTGCCGGACAGGAACGTCGGCGCCGTTCAG GCGGTGGTGGCCGAGTCCTTCGACGCGGTGGTTAACCAGCCCGACAAGGACGTCCTGGTTCTGTTCTATTCTCCGTCCTGTTCTCACTGCAAGAAGATGGAACCCGTTTACGTTGACCTGGCTGAAacg CTAGCCGCGGACGGCAACATGGTGGTGGCCAAAATGAACGCCGTGGGTAACGACGTGCCGGCGGTCTACAACGTTCAAGG CTACCCGACCATCTACTTGGCTCCCGCCGGCAAGAAGGACGAGCCCGTTTTGTATCAGGGTGGTCGAGAGCTTCGAGACTACTTGGGCTTtctgcggcggtggcggcgggccGACTCGAGTGGCATCAAACGGGAACTCTGA
- the cct3 gene encoding T-complex protein 1 subunit gamma, producing the protein MFGQQVLVLNQNVKRESGRKVQTGNISAAKTIADVIRTCLGPRAMMKMLLDPNGGIVMTNDGNAILREIQVQHPAAKSMIEISRTQDEEVGDGTTSVIILAGEMLSVAEQFLEQQIHPTVIISAYRRALEDMLEVLKEISVPVDTSDRSAMLKIVRSAINTKALSRWSDLACGMALDAVLTVDKEYNGRREIDIKKYAKVEKVPGGIIEDSCVLSGVMVNKDVTHPRMRRLIKEPRVVLLDCSLEYKKGESQTDIEMSKEEDFSRILQMEEEYIQQICEEVIRVKPDLVFTEKGISDLAQHYLVKANITAIRRVRKTDNNRISRACGARIVSRTDELREEDVGLGAGLFEVKKIGDEYFAFVTECKEPKACTILLRGASKEILAEVERNLQDAMQVCRNVLMEPALLPGGGAVEMAVSKRLTERSRALLGVEQWPYRAAAQALEVIPRTLIQNCGASTIRVLTSLRAKHAAADGAAWGVDGETGSICDTAAAGICEPLAVKAQTYKTAVETAILLLRIDDIVSGHKKKDKDQAGGGPGAE; encoded by the exons ATGTTCGGCCAGCAGGTCCTCGTCCTCA ACCAGAACGTGAAGAGAGAGTCAGGACGGAAAGTTCAGACAGGCAACATCAGCGCGGCTAAG ACCATCGCCGATGTGATCAGGACTTGTTTGGGCCCGCGGGCCATGATGAAG ATGCTGCTGGATCCCAACGGCGGAATCGTCATGACCAACGACGGGAACGCCATCTTGCGAGAG ATTCAGGTGCAGCATCCCGCCGCCAAGTCCATGATCGAGATCAGCCGCACGCAGGACGAAGAAGTCGGAGACGGAACCACGTCCGTCATCATTCTCG CCGGCGAGATGCTGTCGGTGGCCGAGCAGTTCCTGGAGCAGCAGATTCACCCTACCGTCATCATCAGCGCCTACAGGCGGGCGCTGGAAGACATGTTGGAAGTCTTGAAGGAGATCAG CGTCCCCGTGGACACGTCGGACCGCTCGGCCATGTTGAAAATCGTGCGCTCGGCCATCAACACCAAAGCGCTGAGCCGCTGGTCGGACCTGGCGTGCGGCATGGCGCTGGACGCCGTGCTCACCGTGGACAAGGAATACAACGGCCGCAGGGAGATTGACATCAAGAAGTACGCCAAAGTGGAAAAG GTCCCGGGCGGCATCATCGAGGACTCGTGCGTGCTGAGCGGCGTGATGGTCAACAAGGACGTGACGCACCCGCGCATGCGCCGCCTCATCAAAGAGCCGCGCGTGGTGCTGCTGGACTGCTCGCTGGAGTACAAGAAGGGCGAGAGCCAG ACGGACATCGAGATGAGCAAGGAGGAGGACTTTTCGCGCATCCTGCAAATGGAGGAGGAGTACATCCAGCAGATCTGCGAGGAAGTCATCCGAGTCAAGCCCGACCTGGTCTTCACCGAGAAAGGGATCTCAG ACCTGGCGCAGCACTACCTGGTCAAGGCCAACATCACCGCCATCCGCCGCGTCAGGAAGACGGACAACAACCGCATCTCCAG GGCGTGCGGCGCTCGCATCGTCAGCCGCACCGACGAGCTGCGCGAGGAAGACGTAGGCTTGGGGGCGGGGCTCTTCGAGGTGAAGAAGATCGGAGACGAGTACTTTGCCTTCGTCACCGAATGCAAGGAGCCCAAAGCTTGCACCATCCTCCTCAGAGGCGCCAGCAAGGAGATTTTGGCG GAGGTGGAGCGCAACCTGCAGGACGCCATGCAGGTGTGCCGCAACGTGCTGATGGAGCCCGCTCTGCTGCCGGGTGGGGGCGCCGTGGAGATGGCCGTCTCCAAGCGCCTGACGGAGCGTTCGCGCGCCCTGCTGGGCGTGGAGCAGTGGCCCTACCGCGCCGCCGCTCAGGCCCTGGAAGTCATCCCGCGCACGCTCATCCAGAACTGCGGCGCCTCCACCATCCGCGTGCTCACCTCGCTCAGG GCTAAGCACGCGGCGGCCGACGGCGCGGCCTGGGGGGTGGACGGCGAGACGGGATCCATCTGCGACACGGCGGCCGCCGGGATCTGCGAGCCGCTCGCCGTCAAGGCGCAGACTTACAAGACGGCCGTGGAg ACGGCCATCTTGTTGCTGCGAATCGACGACATCGTGTCGGGTCACAAGAAGAAGGACAAGGATCAGGCAGGGGGGGGCCCCGGGGCCGAGTAA
- the bop1 gene encoding ribosome biogenesis protein bop1, producing the protein MADTLPSENMREQQPAENGQKKKNKTKRVAEDDDRDETFPLKASAEEDESDSESSVYSGLEDSGSDSDSEVEEEDEVQQEDDRTNDNVNKKEEYEHDSSDEEDIRNTVGNIPMEWYKDFPHIGYNLDGQKILKPIRNKDELDEFLDKMDNPDYWRTVHDKQTASDVVLSDEQVALVKRLQRGQFGDANFDEYQPSVDFFTKDVMLHPVTNRPADKRSFIPSLIEKQKVSKMVHAIKMGWIKPRRPRDDDKGRFYDLWGNEDSSQVAKHRMHLPAPKTPLPGHQESYNPPPEYLFTDEERSLWEQQDPSDRKLPFVPARYAALRQVPAFPRFIHERFERCLDLYLCPRQRKMRVNVDPEDLIPKLPKPKDLQPFPTTQSLVYRGHGGLVRSISISPSGQWLASGSDDGSVRFWEVNSSRCVKVVQVGGAVKSVSWNPNPAFCLLAVALDTLVLILMPSLADRLIIRGSEQLLAARPEAESAEVAMPAQWSGAEGEEHQQGFRVKIQHPKAIRQVAWHGKGDYLASVMPDNSSDQQVLVHQLSTRRSQNPFRRNKGLVQCVSFHPLRPYFLVATQRSVRIYNLVKQEMTKKLQANSKWISSLAIHPGGDNIICGSYDCRLSWFDLDLSTKPYKMLRHHKKAVRAVAYHRHYPLFASGSDDGTVIVCHGTVYNDLLQNPLIVPVKLLRGHAITRELGVLDVTFHPTQPWVFSSGADATIRLFT; encoded by the exons ATGGCGGACACGTTGCCGAGTGAAAACATGCGCGAGCAGCAACCGGCAGAAAACggccaaaagaagaaaaataaaaccaagcgGGTCGCCGAGGACGACGACCGGGACGAG ACCTTCCCGTTGAAAGCGTCTGCCGAAGAGGATGAGTCCGATAGCGAGTCCAGCGTTTATTCCGGACTGGAGGACTCTGGGAGCGACAGCGACAGCGAGGTTGAGGAAGAGGATGAAGTGCAGCAGGAG gacGACCGCACGAATGACAATGTCAACAAGAAAGAAGAGTACGAGCACGACTCGTCAGACGAAGAA GACATCAGGAACACGGTGGGCAACATTCCCATGGAGTGGTACAAAGACTTCCCTCACATTGGCTACAATTTAGACGGCCAGAAGATTCTCAAGCCCATCAGGAACAAGGATGAGCTGGACGAGTTCTTGGACAAAATGGACAACCCCGATTACTG GCGAACGGTCCACGACAAGCAGACGGCGAGCGACGTGGTGCTCTCGGACGAACAGGTGGCGCTGGTCAAACGACTTCAGCGCGGACAGTTCGGAGACGCCAACTTCGACGAGTACCAG CCCTCGGTGGATTTCTTCACCAAAGACGTCATGCTTCATCCCGTCACCAACCGGCCGGCCGACAAGCGCAGCTTCATCCCTTCGCTGATCGAGAAACAGAAG GTCTCCAAGATGGTCCACGCCATCAAGATGGGCTGGATCAAGCCCCGTCGGCCGCGTGACGACGACAAGGGCCGCTTCTACGACCTTTGGGGCAACGAGGACTCCTCCCAGGTGGCCAAGCACAGGATGCACCTGCCCGCCCCCAAGACCCCGCTCCCCGGTCACCAGGAGTCCTACAACCCCCCGCCAGAGTACCTGTTCACGGACGAGGAG CGATCGTTGTGGGAACAGCAAGATCCTTCGGACAGGAAGTTGCCTTTCGTCCCCGCCCGGTACGCCGCCCTCCGCCAGGTCCCGGCCTTTCCTCGCTTCATCCACGAGAGATTTGAGCGCTGCCTGGACCTTTATCTTTGCCCCCGTCAGAGAAAGATGCGG GTCAACGTGGATCCCGAAGACCTCATTCCGAAGCTTCCGAAACCTAAAGATCTGCAACCCTTCCCCACCACGCAGTCGCTG GTTTATCGCGGTCACGGTGGTCTGGTGCGGTCCATTAGCATTTCCCCATCAGGACAGTGGCTAGCGTCGG GAAGCGACGACGGCTCCGTCAGGTTCTGGGAGGTTAATTCGTCCCGCTGCGTCAAGGTGGTCCAGGTGGGAGGAGCTGTCAAGAGCGTGAGTTGGAACCCCAACCCGGCCTTTTGTCTCCTGGCCGTCGCCCT GGACACGCTGGTGTTGATCCTGATGCCGTCCCTGGCGGACCGCCTAATCATCCGCGGTTCCGAGCAACTGCTGGCCGCTCGTCCGGAGGCCGAGTCGGCCGAGGTGGCGATGCCCGCCCAATGGAGCGGCGCGGAAGGCGAGGAGCACCAGCAGGGCTTCCGTGTGAAAATCCAACACCCCAAA GCAATCCGCCAGGTGGCGTGGCACGGCAAGGGGGACTACCTGGCCTCGGTCATGCCGGACAACAGCAGCGATCAGCAGGTCTTGGTCCACCAGCTGAGCACCAGACGCAGCCAGAATCCCTTCCGGCGTAACAAGGGCCTGGTCCAGTGCGTCTCCTTCCACCCTCTGCGGCCCTATTTCTTGGTGGCCACCCAGCGCTCTGTACGCATTTACAATCTAGTCAAGCAGGAGATGACCAAGAAGCTCCAGGCCAACTCCAAGTGGATTTCCAGCTTGGCCATCCACCCCGGAG GCGATAATATCATCTGCGGCAGTTACGACTGCCGACTCAGCTGGTTTGACCTGGACCTCTCCACCAAACCTTACAAGATGCTACG ACATCACAAGAAAGCGGTGAGGGCCGTGGCCTACCATCGACATTACCCTCTCTTCGCCTCGGGGTCCGACGACGGCACCGTCATAGTCTGCCACGGGACCGTTTACAA CGACCTGCTGCAGAACCCGCTCATCGTTCCGGTCAAGCTTCTGAGAGGTCACGCCATCACTCGCGAACTGGGCGTGTTGGACGTGACCTTTCACCCCACGCAGCCTTGGGTCTTTTCGTCCGGCGCGGATGCCACCATCCGTCTCTTCACCTAG